The following nucleotide sequence is from Streptomyces leeuwenhoekii.
CGACCTGGACCTGCTCCGCCCGATCTACGCCCAGACCGCGGCGTACGGCCACTTCGGCCGGGAGCTGCCCGACTTCACCTGGGAGCGCACCGACCGCGTGGACGCGCTGCGCGAGGCCGCGGGGCTGTAGACCGCGAGGCGCCGTGAGAGGCACGGCGTCGGACGGCGTCGGCCGAGGCCCGGTGTCCCCCGCGGGGGCGCCGGGCCTCGGTGTGTCCGGCCCGAGGCACGCAGGGTGAGCCTCCCAAGGGGGCGCGGGCCCGCCTCCGGTTGTCGGTGGGCTTTGGTAAGAATGCAAGCGTGAGCAGCGAGAACGGACAGGCGGAAGGCGGGGCCGAGGGCGCGCCGCCCGAGCAGCTCGCGCTCATCCGGGAGAGCGTGCGCCGGGCGAACGCACCACGGGCCAAGCCGCGCACCTGGCGGGGGGCGGCGCTCGCCAAGGAGCTGCCCGTCGCCCGGGTCCTGGTCGACAAGGGCGTGCTCCATCTCGACCGGTACTTCGACTACGCGGTCCCCGAGGAGCTGGACGCCGAGGCACAGCCCGGGGTGCGGGTGCGGGTGCGGTTCGGGGCCGGGCGGCACCGGGTCCGCGAAGGGCGCCGCGAGGGCGGCGGCCTGATCGACGGGTACCTCGTCGAGCGCCGCGCCGAGTCCGACTACTCCGGCCCGCTGGCCGCGCTCGCCCAGGTCGTGTCGCCGGAGCGGGTGCTCGACGAGGAGCTGCTGGGGCTCGCGAGGGCCGTCGCCGACCGGTACGCGGGCAGTCTCGCCGACGTGTTGCAGCTCGCCGTGCCGCCGCGCAACGCCCGGGCCGAGCGGCGGCCCTCACCGGCGCCGCTCCCGCCGCCCGCGCCGCCCGAGCCGGGGTCCTGGAGCCGGTACGAGCGGGGCGCCGCGTTTCTGGAGTCCCTGGCGGCCGGCGGCGCGCCGCGCGCCGTGTGGAACGCGCTGCCCGGCCCCCGGTGGAGCGAGGAACTGGCGCGGGCCGTGGCGGCCACGCTCGCCTCCGGACGCGGCGCGCTGGTCGTGCTGCCGGACGGGCGGGCGGTGGCTCGGGTGGACGCCGCACTGACCTCGCTGCTGGGGGAAGGGCGGCACGCGGTGCTGACCGCCGATGCCGGGCCCGAGAAGCGGTACGCGCAGTGGCTGGCGGTGCGACGGGGGTCCGTACGGGCCGTCGTGGGGACCCGCGCGGCCATGTTCGCCCCGGTGCGGGACCTGGGGCTGGTCGCCCTGTGGGACGACGGCGACGACAGCCACAGCGAACCGCACGCCCCGCAGCCTCACGCCCGTGAGGTCCTGCTGCTGCGGGCCGCCCACGACAAGTGCGGCTTCCTGCTGGGCGGCGTCGCGTGCACGGTCGAGGCCGCGCAGCTCGTGGAGACCGGCTGGGCCCGGCCGCTGGTCGCCGCCCGCGAGCAGGTCCGGGCCGCCGCCCCGCTGGTACGGACCGTGGGGGACGGGGACCTGGCCCGCGACGAGGCCGCCCGGGCCGCCCGGCTGCCGACCCTGGCCTGGCAGGCCGCCAGGGAGGGCCTGCGGCACGGGCCGGTGCTCGTCCAGGTGCCCCGGCGGGGCTATGTGCCGCGGATGGCGTGTGCGGCCTGCCGGGCGCCGGCCCGCTGCCGGCACTGCTCCGGGCCGCTGGAGGCGCAGGAGTCGCGCAGCGAGCTGCGCTGCGGGTGGTGCGGGCGCGAGGAGGGCGGCTGGCACTGCGCGGAGTGCGGGTCGTTCCGGTTGCGGGCGCAGGTCGTCGGGGCGCGGCGGACCGCCGAGGAACTGGGGCGGGCCTTTCCTGCCGTGCCGGTGCGGACCTCGGGGCGCGAGCACGTCCTCGACACGGTGCCGGGTACGCCCGCGCTGGTCGTGAGCACGCCGGGCGCCGAGCCCGTCGCCGAGGGCGGCTACGCGGCGGCGCTGCTGCTGGACGGCTGGGCCATGCTCTCGCGGCCCGATCTGCGGGCGGGGGAGGACGCGCTGCGCCGGTGGATGGCGAGTGCCGCCCTGGTCCGGCCGCAGTCGGAGGGCGGCACGGTCGTCGTGGTCGCCGAGCCGACCCTGCGGCCGGTTCAGGCGCTGGTGCGCTGGGACCCGGTCGGCCATGCCGTACGGGAGCTGGCCGAGCGGGCGGAACTGGGCTTTCCGCCGGTGTCGCGGATGGCGGCCGTGTCGGGGAGCGGGGAGGCCGTGGCGGATTTCCTCCGTACGGTGGACCTGCCGCGCACGGCCGAGGTGCTGGGGCCGGTGCCGCTGCCCGTCACGGCCGCGGGGCGCCCGCGGCGGCCCGGTGCGCCGCCTCCGGGCGAGCACTGGGAGCGTGCGCTGATCCGGGTGCCGCCGGGCAGTGGCGCGGCGCTGGCCGGCGCGCTGAAGGCCGCCCAGGCGGCACGGATGGCGCGGGGGAACGGCGAGGCGGTGCGGGTGCGGATCGATCCGCCCGACATCGGGTGAGCAGCCCGTGGCCGTGCGCCGCCCTCCCGGTGCGCGCCGGGAGGGATGGGTGAGCGGGGGTGCGTCAGCCGTTGCGAGGCGCCGGGAAGGCCGTCGGCCTGGCCTCGTCGCGCAGGGCGGGGCTGCCGGCCGTCGGCTGGGTCGGCATGGAGCGGGCCGCAGGGACGGTGGGGACCGTGGAGACACCCATGCCCAGGTTGACCTGGCGGGTGCCCGACGGGTCGGACGGCCGCTCGGCCTCGGCGGTGGCCGTGGCGGCGGTGGTGGCGGTCGGGACCCCGGCGCGACGCGCGCCGTAGCGGCGGTGCACCGCCTGCTTGGTCACTCCCAGGGCGGAGCCCACCGCGTCCCATGAGAAGCCGAGCGAGCGGTCGAAGTCCACGGCCGCCGTGACCAGGGTCTCGACGCTGTCCCGCAGCTCCTGCGCGAGACGGACCGTCGGGGCGGGGGCACGGCCGTAGACGACGAAGCCCGTGGAGGGGCCGGAGCGGCGCGGGCGGTAGACGTTGCCGAGCTGGGCGGTGAGCGTGCGCAGCGCGTCCACCTGCCGGCGGACCCGCTCGATGTCGCGCACCAGAAGGTGCAGGCTGGCCCGAGCCTGGGCGTCGTGGGATGCGTGGTCGGCCATGAACAAGCCTCTCGAACCGGCGTTGAAAGGAACTCGGGCCGAGGCGGCCCGCTGTGGTCAACTCTTTCTTGACCAACGCCGACGCGCGCCGCGGGTCACGGTCGGGGGGCGTGGGAGCGTGTGCGTACGCCCTCCGGGGGTATGCGCGCCTCGGTCCTCGGCCTCGGAGTTCCCCCTCCCGCCCGCGCGCCGTCCCTTTGCGGCCGGGCGGGGCGGGGCCCGCCCGTGCGGGAGTGCCCGCCGAGGGCGGCCGTCCGGTCGTGGGCGCCGGAACGCGCCCCATAGACTTGTGCGCTGCTCGCACACCACCCCGCCCGAGAGGCCCGTGCCCACCCATGAAGCTGGTCTTCGCCGGTACCCCCGAGGTCGCCGTTCCCGCCCTGGACGCCCTGCTCGCCTCCGGCCGGCACGAAGTGGCCGCCGTCGTCACGCGGCCCGACGCGCCGGCCGGGCGCGGGCGCAGGCTGGTCGCGTCCCCCGTGGCCGAGCGGGCCGAGGAGGCCGGGATCGAGGTGCTGAAGCCCGCCAAGCCCCGGGACCCCGGGTTCCTGGAGCGGCTGCGCGAGATCGCGCCCGACTGCTGTCCCGTCGTCGCCTACGGCGCCCTGCTGCCGAAGGCCGCCCTCGACATCCCCGCCCACGGCTGGGTCAACCTGCACTTCTCGCTGCTGCCCGCCTGGCGGGGGGCCGCGCCCGTGCAGCACGCCATCATGGCGGGGGACGAGATCACCGGCGCGTCCACGTTCCTCATCGAGGAGGGGCTCGACTCCGGGCCCGTGTACGGCACCCTCACCGAGACCGTCCGGCCCACCGACACCAGCGGCGACCTGCTCACCCGCCTCGCCTTCGCCGGTGCCGGGCTGCTCGCCGCGACCATGGACGGCATCGAGGACGGCACCCTGAAGGCCGTACCGCAGCCGGCCGAGGGCGTCAGCCTCGCCCCCAAGGTCACCGTCGAGGACGCCCGCGTCGACTGGAACGCGCCCGCCCTGCGGGTCGACCGGGTCGTGCGCGGCTGCACCCCCGCGCCGGGCGCCTGGACCACCTTCCGCGGCGAGCGGCTCAAGCTGATCCAGCTCGCCCTCGCCCCGGACCGCACGGAACTCGCCCCGGGCCGGCTGGCGGCCGGCAAGAACGACGTGTACGTCGGCACCGGCTCCCACGCCGTGGAACTGCTGTGGGTGCAGGCCCAGGGCAAGAAGCCGATGAAGGCGGCGGACTGGGCGCGCGGGGTGCGGATCGCCGAGGGGGAGGCCCTCGGGCGGTGACCGGGGCCCGTCACCGCCCGGCCCCCGGCGACGTAGGCTGAAAAGCACCACGTCACCCATCACCGGAGCACCTTTTTCGTGAGCGACACCTCCCGTCGGCCCCGCAAGCCGGGCAAGCCCTACCGCCGGCCCCAGAAGGACCCCGTCCGCATCCTCGCCTTCGAGGCGCTGCGGGCGGTGGACGAGCGGGACGCCTACGCCAACCTCGTCCTGCCGCCGCTGCTGCGCAAGGCGCGCGACAAGGGCGACTTCGACGCCCGGGACGCGGCCCTGGCGACCGAGCTGGTCTACGGGACGCTGCGGCGGCAGGGGACGTACGACGCCGTCATCGCCGCCTGTGTCGACCGGCCGCTGCGGGAGGTGGACCCGCCCGTCCTCGACGTGCTGAGCCTCGGCGCGCACCAGCTCCTCGGGACACGGATCCCCACCCACGCCGCCGTGTCGGCCTCCGTGGAGCTGGCCCGGGTCGTCCTCGGCGACGGGCGGGCCAAGTTCGTCAACGCCGTGCTGCGCAAGATCGCCCAGGACGACCTCGACGGGTGGCTGGCGCGGGTCGCGCCGCCCTACGACGAGGACCCCGAGGACCATCTCGCCGTCGTGCACTCGCACCCGCGCTGGGTCGTCTCCGCGCTGTGGGACTCCCTCGGCGGCGGGCGGGCCGGCATCGAGGAACTGCTGGCCGCCGACAACGAGCGGCCCGAGGTGACGCTGGTCGCCCGGCCGGGGCGGGCCACCGCCGAGGAACTGCTGGGCGAGGAGGCCGCCGTGCCGGGGCGCTGGTCGCCGTACGCGGTGCGGCTGACCGAGGGCGGCGAACCCGGTGCCGTGCCGGCCGTGCGGGAGGGCCGGGCGGGCGTGCAGGACGAGGGCAGCCAGCTCGTCGCGCTGGCGCTGGCCCATGCGCCCGTGGAGGGTTCCGACCGGTTCTGGCTGGACGGATGCGCGGGGCCCGGCGGCAAGGCCGCGCTGCTGGGCGCGCTCGCCGCCGAGCGGGGCGCCGTGCTGCTGGCCTCCGAGAAGCAGCCGCACCGCGCCGGTCTGGTGGCCCGGGCCCTGGAGGGCAACCCGGGCCCGTACCAGGTGATCGCCGCCGACGGGACCCGGCCGGCCTGGCGGCCCGGCACCTTCGACCGGGTACTGGTCGACGTGCCGTGCACCGGACTGGGCGCCCTGCGCCGCCGGCCCGAGGCGCGGTGGCGGCGCCGCCCGGAGGACCTGGACTCCTTCGCGCCGCTCCAGCGGGGGCTGCTGCGGACGGCCCTGGAGTCGGTGCGGGTCGGCGGCGTCGTCGGGTACGCGACCTGCTCGCCGCATCTGGCCGAGACCCGGGCCGTCGTCGCCGACGTGCTCAAGCAGCACCCCGGGGCCGAACTCCTGGACGCCCGTCCGCTGCTGCCCGGCGTACCGGACCTGGGCGAGGGGCCCGACGTCCAGCTCTGGCCGCATCTGCACGGGACCGACGCGATGTACCTGGCGCTGGTGCGGCGGACCGGCTGACGCCCGCCCGGCCCGCGGACGGAGGGCTCCGCGGACGGAAGGCCCTCGGGCGGAGGGCCCCGCGGACGGAGGGCCCGGCGGAGGCCCGCGCCTGATGGGTGGGCGGCGGCCCGCCCCCTCCGCGCGGGCGCCGGCGCGGGAAGTGCCGGCCGTGTCCGGACCGGCGCGACCCTTCGCGGCCGGGCATGGCAGGCTTGGGGCATGGCCGTGCAGATCAACCCCAGCATCCTGTCCGCCGACTTCGCCCGCCTCGCGGACGAGGCCAAGGCGGTCGAGGGAGCCGACTGGCTCCACGTCGACGTGATGGACAACCACTTCGTGCCCAACCTCACGCTCGGCGTGCCGGTCGTGGAGTCCCTGGCCCGCGCGACGGACACCCCGCTGGACTGCCACCTGATGATCGAGGCCCCGGACCGGTGGGCGCCGCAGTACGTGGAGGCGGGCGCCGGTTCCGTCACCTTCCACGTCGAGGCCGCCGCGGCTCCGGTGCGGCTGGCCCGGGAGATCCGGGCCAAGGGCGCCCGCGCCTCCATGGCGCTCAAGCCGGCCACACCGATCGAGCCGTACGAGGACCTGCTCCCCGAGCTGGACATGCTGTTGATCATGACGGTCGAGCCGGGCTTCGGCGGGCAGGCGTTCCTCGACATCATGCTGCCCAAGATCCGGCGTACCCGGCAGCTCATCGACAAGCACGGCCTGGAGCTGTGGCTGCAGGTCGACGGGGGTGTCTCGGCCTCCACGATCGAGCGGTGCGCCGACGCGGGCGCCGATGTCTTCGTCGCCGGCTCCGCCGTCTACGGGGCCTCCGACCCGGCCGAGGCGGTACGTGCATTGCGCACACAGGCCGAGGCGGCGGCCGCCCGGGCGTCCTGGGCGTGCGGCCACTGAGAGACCAGAACGTGAACGGCTGCCAGCAGGGCTGATCAACCGCGCCGGATCTGCAAGGATGAACGGCGAATCCAGAGTGTGAACAGCAGTGAGGAGATCGCCGTGTCGGGTATGTCGGCGGGCCGGTCAGCCATGCGGATGGGACCCGCTGAGCTGGTGCAGGCGGCGGCCATGGCCCGCCGCTTCTACCTCGAGGGCAAATCCAAGATCCAGATCGCCGAGGAGTTCGGCGTCAGCCGCTTCAAGGTGGCCCGGGTCCTGGAGACCGCCCTCGAACGGGACCTCGTACGCATCGAGATCCGCGTGCCGGCCGAGCTGGACGCGGAGCGCTCGGACGCGCTCCGCGCCCGCTACGGGCTCCGGCACGCCGTCGTGGTGGAGTCCCCGGCCGACGCCGAGGAGACGCCCGACCCGGAGAACCTCGGCGAAGTCGCCGCCGACCTGCTCGGCGAACTCGTCAACGAGGGCGATGTGCTGGGGCTGGCCTGGGGCCGGTCCACCATCCACATGGCGGCGGCGCTCGACCGGCTGCCGCCGTGCACGGTGGTGCAGCTCACGGGCGTGTACGACGCCGGGACGGCCGAGCGCGGCTCGGTGGAGGCGGTGCGCCGGGCGGCCCAGGTGTCGGGCGGCGACGCCCACCCCATCTACGCGCCGATGCTGCTGCCGGACGTGGCCACCGCGCAGGCGCTGCGCCACCAGACCGGGATCGCCCGGGCCTTCGAGTACTTCGACAAGGTCACGGTCGCCTGCGTCTCCATCGGCTCCTGGGAGCCCGGCATCTCGACGGTGCACGACATGCTCAGCGACGAGGAGCGCGCGCACTACGCCTCGCTCGGTGTAGCCGCCGAGATGTCCGCGCACCTCTTCGACAGCGAGGGGCGCCGGGTCGGGCGGGACCTGGGGGAGCGGTGCATCACGGTCAAGGCCGACCAGCTCCGCCGTATCCCGGAGGTCGTCGCGATCGCGGGCGGGCAGCGCAAGGCGGCCGCCATCGACGCGGTGCTGCGCTCCGGGCTGGTCACCAGCCTGGTGACGGACACCTCGGCCGCCGACTACCTGATGACGGCCGGGCCGACCCCGCGCCCGGCGCTGAACCGGGCCGACCCGGACGGGGCGTGACGCACGCCGTGGCGGGGCGGCCATGGCGGCATCGACGGCCTGGTGCCGCGGTGCGGCGCCCGGGCACCGCTCCGTCCGCCCGCCCTCCCGGCGGGATGCCCGACGGTGCCGTCTTCGGCGGCGTCGAGGGGAGGCTGCCCCCGCGGGAGCCCGGCCCCGCGCGCGTGCACGCCTCGCCACGCCGGGCTCGCGCCACCGGGCGGCGGACGTCCCACAGCGGCTACGGCGACTACACCGACGACCCCTACGACTCCTTCAGGGCGGTACCGAGATGACGCAAGACCCGGCGGGCCGGACCGTGGTCACGATCGACCTCGACGGGGTCACCGACAAGGCGGGGCTCATGGACCGCTGCGCCCGGGCCCTGGACCTGCCCGAGTGGTTCGGCCGCAACTGGGACGCCCTCGCCGAGGTCCTGTCCGACCACTCGCTGTGGCCCGAGCACGCCGAGGAGCGGGGGCTGCTGATCGTCGTACGGGGCTGGGGGGAGTACGCGCGGGCGCGGCCGGAGGAGTGGGAGGTCGCCGAGGAGGTCTTCGCGGAGGCCACCGACCGCGCCGCAGGGCTCTTCGTGTCCCTGGGGTGACGCCGGGGCCCGGGCCTTTCGGAGCTTCCTCCAAGGGGTCCGCCGGTCAGCCTGGATGTTCTGCCGGGGCCTGACGGGACGGCCCTCATGGGAGAATGAAGTACGTGCTCTTTCCCCCTGGCTGACCTGTCCGGGGGCCACCTCTGAACCACCGGGATGTGCAGCACGTGCGTTTCCTCAATGACATCCAGCCCTCCTACGACCTGACGTACGACGACGTCTTCATGGTGCCGAGCCGTTCCGCGGTCGGCTCGCGGCAGGGTGTCGACCTCAGCTCTCCGGACGGCACGG
It contains:
- a CDS encoding barstar family protein codes for the protein MTQDPAGRTVVTIDLDGVTDKAGLMDRCARALDLPEWFGRNWDALAEVLSDHSLWPEHAEERGLLIVVRGWGEYARARPEEWEVAEEVFAEATDRAAGLFVSLG
- a CDS encoding sugar-binding transcriptional regulator, which produces MNSSEEIAVSGMSAGRSAMRMGPAELVQAAAMARRFYLEGKSKIQIAEEFGVSRFKVARVLETALERDLVRIEIRVPAELDAERSDALRARYGLRHAVVVESPADAEETPDPENLGEVAADLLGELVNEGDVLGLAWGRSTIHMAAALDRLPPCTVVQLTGVYDAGTAERGSVEAVRRAAQVSGGDAHPIYAPMLLPDVATAQALRHQTGIARAFEYFDKVTVACVSIGSWEPGISTVHDMLSDEERAHYASLGVAAEMSAHLFDSEGRRVGRDLGERCITVKADQLRRIPEVVAIAGGQRKAAAIDAVLRSGLVTSLVTDTSAADYLMTAGPTPRPALNRADPDGA
- a CDS encoding RsmB/NOP family class I SAM-dependent RNA methyltransferase — its product is MSDTSRRPRKPGKPYRRPQKDPVRILAFEALRAVDERDAYANLVLPPLLRKARDKGDFDARDAALATELVYGTLRRQGTYDAVIAACVDRPLREVDPPVLDVLSLGAHQLLGTRIPTHAAVSASVELARVVLGDGRAKFVNAVLRKIAQDDLDGWLARVAPPYDEDPEDHLAVVHSHPRWVVSALWDSLGGGRAGIEELLAADNERPEVTLVARPGRATAEELLGEEAAVPGRWSPYAVRLTEGGEPGAVPAVREGRAGVQDEGSQLVALALAHAPVEGSDRFWLDGCAGPGGKAALLGALAAERGAVLLASEKQPHRAGLVARALEGNPGPYQVIAADGTRPAWRPGTFDRVLVDVPCTGLGALRRRPEARWRRRPEDLDSFAPLQRGLLRTALESVRVGGVVGYATCSPHLAETRAVVADVLKQHPGAELLDARPLLPGVPDLGEGPDVQLWPHLHGTDAMYLALVRRTG
- the fmt gene encoding methionyl-tRNA formyltransferase, with product MKLVFAGTPEVAVPALDALLASGRHEVAAVVTRPDAPAGRGRRLVASPVAERAEEAGIEVLKPAKPRDPGFLERLREIAPDCCPVVAYGALLPKAALDIPAHGWVNLHFSLLPAWRGAAPVQHAIMAGDEITGASTFLIEEGLDSGPVYGTLTETVRPTDTSGDLLTRLAFAGAGLLAATMDGIEDGTLKAVPQPAEGVSLAPKVTVEDARVDWNAPALRVDRVVRGCTPAPGAWTTFRGERLKLIQLALAPDRTELAPGRLAAGKNDVYVGTGSHAVELLWVQAQGKKPMKAADWARGVRIAEGEALGR
- the rpe gene encoding ribulose-phosphate 3-epimerase, translated to MAVQINPSILSADFARLADEAKAVEGADWLHVDVMDNHFVPNLTLGVPVVESLARATDTPLDCHLMIEAPDRWAPQYVEAGAGSVTFHVEAAAAPVRLAREIRAKGARASMALKPATPIEPYEDLLPELDMLLIMTVEPGFGGQAFLDIMLPKIRRTRQLIDKHGLELWLQVDGGVSASTIERCADAGADVFVAGSAVYGASDPAEAVRALRTQAEAAAARASWACGH
- a CDS encoding primosomal protein N', whose translation is MSSENGQAEGGAEGAPPEQLALIRESVRRANAPRAKPRTWRGAALAKELPVARVLVDKGVLHLDRYFDYAVPEELDAEAQPGVRVRVRFGAGRHRVREGRREGGGLIDGYLVERRAESDYSGPLAALAQVVSPERVLDEELLGLARAVADRYAGSLADVLQLAVPPRNARAERRPSPAPLPPPAPPEPGSWSRYERGAAFLESLAAGGAPRAVWNALPGPRWSEELARAVAATLASGRGALVVLPDGRAVARVDAALTSLLGEGRHAVLTADAGPEKRYAQWLAVRRGSVRAVVGTRAAMFAPVRDLGLVALWDDGDDSHSEPHAPQPHAREVLLLRAAHDKCGFLLGGVACTVEAAQLVETGWARPLVAAREQVRAAAPLVRTVGDGDLARDEAARAARLPTLAWQAAREGLRHGPVLVQVPRRGYVPRMACAACRAPARCRHCSGPLEAQESRSELRCGWCGREEGGWHCAECGSFRLRAQVVGARRTAEELGRAFPAVPVRTSGREHVLDTVPGTPALVVSTPGAEPVAEGGYAAALLLDGWAMLSRPDLRAGEDALRRWMASAALVRPQSEGGTVVVVAEPTLRPVQALVRWDPVGHAVRELAERAELGFPPVSRMAAVSGSGEAVADFLRTVDLPRTAEVLGPVPLPVTAAGRPRRPGAPPPGEHWERALIRVPPGSGAALAGALKAAQAARMARGNGEAVRVRIDPPDIG